One region of Candidatus Spechtbacteria bacterium genomic DNA includes:
- the prfA gene encoding peptide chain release factor 1: MHDTSELKKERDELAGKLSNPRAFSSSQELREASKRYSFVEQIVSFQEQINELEEMIKEHEEMAQKETDPEMAQLATETAREDKQKMADIEKQLTEFVNPTTSDKEYDDLIMEIRAGVGGDEAALFAQNLLRMYTRYAERKNWKFTILDSSRTEIGGIKEAVCEIHGKGAFSRLEYESGVHRVQRIPETEKAGRVHTSTASVAILPKAKPIDIQIRQDELQIDVFRASGPGGQYVNKTSSAVRVTHIPTGTVVASQAGRSQAENKEIALTILRSRILQEQREKEEKARGEARRSQIGSGERSEKIRTYNIPQDRVTDHRINENWHNITAILDGDLDEMLDVISSAAQNEK; encoded by the coding sequence ATGCATGATACTTCCGAACTAAAAAAAGAACGGGATGAGCTCGCGGGTAAACTAAGCAACCCGAGAGCTTTTTCGTCTAGCCAAGAACTGCGAGAAGCGTCCAAAAGGTACTCTTTTGTAGAGCAGATCGTCTCCTTCCAGGAACAAATCAATGAGCTTGAGGAAATGATAAAAGAACACGAGGAAATGGCTCAGAAAGAAACCGATCCGGAGATGGCGCAACTCGCCACAGAAACAGCGCGGGAAGATAAACAAAAAATGGCTGACATTGAGAAACAGCTAACAGAATTCGTTAATCCCACAACATCTGATAAAGAATATGACGATTTGATTATGGAAATACGAGCTGGTGTCGGTGGTGATGAGGCGGCCTTGTTCGCGCAAAACCTTCTGCGTATGTACACACGATATGCCGAACGCAAAAATTGGAAATTTACCATTCTAGATTCAAGCAGAACGGAAATTGGCGGCATTAAAGAAGCGGTTTGTGAAATACATGGCAAGGGCGCTTTTTCGCGCCTAGAATATGAAAGCGGCGTACATCGTGTACAGCGTATTCCGGAAACAGAAAAAGCGGGTCGCGTGCATACATCCACGGCATCCGTGGCAATTTTGCCAAAAGCAAAACCGATCGATATTCAAATCCGCCAAGACGAATTACAGATAGACGTTTTTCGCGCGTCTGGGCCTGGCGGACAATATGTAAATAAAACATCTTCGGCTGTAAGGGTAACCCACATTCCCACCGGTACGGTCGTTGCTTCGCAAGCCGGACGCTCGCAAGCGGAAAACAAAGAGATCGCGCTAACAATTTTGCGTAGCCGCATATTACAAGAACAGCGTGAAAAAGAAGAAAAAGCGCGCGGAGAGGCGCGCCGTTCTCAAATAGGCAGCGGCGAGCGAAGTGAAAAAATTCGCACATACAATATTCCTCAAGATCGCGTTACGGATCATCGTATTAACGAAAATTGGCACAACATCACCGCAATTCTCGATGGTGATTTAGATGAAATGCTTGACGTAATTTCATCCGCGGCACAGAATGAGAAATAA
- the rpmE gene encoding 50S ribosomal protein L31, with translation MKKDIHPKYFPNAKVTCACGVTFTIGATKESIEIETCSACHPFYTGAQSALRGSRVERFRKRAEKHEDLKTK, from the coding sequence ATGAAAAAAGATATTCATCCTAAATATTTCCCTAATGCCAAAGTAACCTGCGCCTGCGGCGTTACTTTTACTATTGGCGCGACCAAAGAATCTATTGAGATAGAAACCTGCAGCGCCTGCCATCCTTTCTACACCGGCGCGCAGAGCGCGTTACGAGGCAGCCGCGTAGAACGTTTCCGTAAACGAGCGGAGAAACATGAGGATCTGAAGACGAAATAA